In bacterium, the sequence CCCGCGACCCTCGGTTTTGGAGACCGATGCTCTAGCCAACTGAGCTACACCCCTACCGGATCGATCTCAACGCTTAACGCGTTTCCTTATGCTTCGTGTGCGTATTGCACCTGGGGCAGAATTTCTTGTGTTCCACCCTGTCGGGATGCAGACGCTTGTTCTTCTTGGTCGTGTAGTTCCTCATCTTGCACTCGTTGCAAGCGAGGATCACCAGATCCCTGGGCATGACCCCACCTCTCGGCTATTCGATGATCTTGGCGACGACGCCCGCGCCGACGGTGCGGCC encodes:
- the rpmG gene encoding 50S ribosomal protein L33 — its product is MPRDLVILACNECKMRNYTTKKNKRLHPDRVEHKKFCPRCNTHTKHKETR